The following DNA comes from Pelotomaculum isophthalicicum JI.
TGCAGAAATTATGCAAACAGGTTTCCAAACGCTATTACAAGATTAGGCCGTAATTTCCAATAAAAATGTCCTTGTTGATCTTGCGGCTCCTCTGGCTCGCCATCAAAAATCACATTCCAATATCTCTTCTCTCCGTTTTCATCAATGGGTGGTTCAATTTCATATTTATTATACAAAGCCTTTGCCACTTTTCTGTTGTATGCACAAACACTATTATAATGTATTTTATGATTAGAAGTGCTCATTGCTTCGGCAATTTCACTGGCCGTTGACTTACAGTTATTTTGATTATATACAAATTGAACCATGCGTAATGCGTTATTGTCAAAAATTAATGGATTTTTCAGTGCCTCCTCCCACTGATTTACACTTAGCTGTAAAACATCTTGATAATGCCATAAAGTTGCTTTTCCTCTGTTATCTGTATCCATTTTAACACCTCTGCTTATGTTTATACTTTAGCTAATTACAATATATTGCTGTGCCGAACCGGGCGCAGGACAAACAAATGATGCCGAGCTCATGTGCGGACCAGATCTGAGGCGGGGGCGAAATAGCATGAGATATAACAATTTTGCAGATCATACCGACTAAATTATTTCCGGAACACACTCCGTTGTATCAACCGTGGTCTCATAGTCGCCAAACGAGCGCGGTATATCTGTTTTCGCAGTGATATGCAAAGAGCGCTGTATCATTGCAGAGGTTTCTTTTGGTGTTTTTTCCGCGTGTTTCCACCAGTAAACCCTGCATACTTCGCAGGAACCTTCTGGTCTTGCAGAGGAAGCATCGTTCTCAAACAATGTACATAACGCCTTTTTGAGCTTTTCCGCATCCTCGTCTGTGAAACCGGTCTTCTCCGCAAGCTGGCAATTTATGCTGCCCCGAATGATATACACTCCGAAATTCACATAGTGCTTCATACCCATTGTATCAGATGCTTTGCTATCCTTGCCAGCTTCGCTGTTGACACTTTTTGTGATCTGCATATCCACGATATCAATCGGTGATACGCTGATTGCTTGCTGAACAGATACAGGACCACGGATGCCGATAGATACGTCATCGCCCTTAAATGCAAATACCTGACCGAAGGCACGTACATCAAACCATTCGCGGCAAGCAATCTGCGCACATTTGTCTTTATCAGCTTTTTTACCTTTGTTGATTTCAGCTTTAAATTCCGTGCAGCTGTCTGCACGGTCTTTTAAACTTTTGTTGCCATCATCTGAGCGGTCATCTGACTGGACAAAAATACGCTCGCCAATATCCTGAAGACGATTGCGGAGCTTACGCTTAATTGCCACATCAGAGAAAATACCATACCCGTCATAGTCTTCGCGGGGGCGGTTGCCGTTAAGCGGATCACCATTGATGTTTGCGCGGGTCACAGAGATAATTGCGGCAAAATCGATTTTGTTTTGCAGTATAGCCATTCCTTATTCCTCCTCTTCAATATCGTCTGTTTTGTTTTCCTCCGGATTGGATTTGCCCTTCGGTTGATATGCTTGCAGTACAGTACGCTGGCAGTCATAACCAATGAGATACTTTCCATTCAATGCGTTTTTGGCTTCAAAATCGCCATCGGCAAATAGTCCGGTGATTTCGCCAAACAGGTCTTTATAAAACTTGCGGCTGCCGGGTTTCAGGGAATTCAAATATGGTTTGATGCTGCGCTGGATCATCGGCCATGTACGGAAAGGATTTTGCACAAAGGCCTGCATGTATCTCTCTGCATTTGTGACACGCGTTTCATCTCGTTCATAAGTCCTTCGTTCAATGTCCTCGGCAATTGCCAGTAACCGCCCGTAGAGATAGCTTCTATCGTTTTTGCTTCTGTCGAGTTCCATTTCCAAGATCACTCCTTCCGATTCGTTTCTTTTTTTCTTTTCCCAATACAGTCGCTTCACCAAGGAACAGGCAATGTGAAGGACTTTATTGTAATTGAATTTGACTTCGTAAGCCAACGGATTTGATGCTTTCATGACCGCAGCACGAACCATGTCCCTGGGGATCGCTGCGCCATCAATGATACACGGGCGTAATCTGTCAAAAGCAGATATGAGCATCGGGCACTTGCCGTCGCTGTTTTTGCGCAATTCAATTCGCTTGCTGCTTTTCTCCTTTCCTTGCTCTGTACCGTATACTGCCGTTGCCACATCACGGATGGAAGCCATACCCTCATACCCGTGAAGCTTCTTATCCTTTATATATTCGTGCCTCCAGCAGCAGCTTTCGTGCCACAAACGGATATTGTCAAGATAACGGGAAGAATCAAGTTCCTTGTAGTAAATCATTGCCAGCCGGCCGGGAGTTGCGCTGTCAAGCGTAATGACCATCATTTTTGAGGTATCGCTCAATTTCGAAGCATATCCATCCAACGCCGCATTGAAATCTTCTGCGGAAGCGTAATTTGTATCGGGCTGTGCAGCCTCCTCATCATTAAAAAGCATATCTTCAATTAATTCGGCTTCATCCGTATCTTCCGGCAATGCGGCCATGATGCTGGCAGCACTTTCGTAAAAGCCTGGCATATCATTCAGCGCGCTTTCCCATGTTATCACACAGACACCGTCCCGAGTAAAGCCCTGCCTACGGATGATCCACTTCAAGGCATTATGGGCTTTTTGAGATATTTTGTAGCCAATAGACAACGCTTCGTTGTATCCGGTTTTCTTATCTTTCGTATTGAATCTCCCCCGATAGGAGAAGTTGCTGTCGTCGTTAGCGGAAATCAGTTTTGTACCATCGCCGTCATAACGTATTTTTTTGGGATGAAGAGCGGATGTCCTTGTGATCTCTCCGCTCATATAGCATAAATCTTCGGCAGCCGGAAGCGATGCGTAAAAATCAATGAAGCTTTGCTGAACTGTCTTGTCCAGCCACATTGCACTGTCAAAAGAATTATGCAGATCGCATAAAATGTCCGAAGGTGTAACCTCGTTGTTCATCCTCACGCGAAACCGGACCGTTGCCTTTGGCAGTTCTTCTCCATTGATTTTTTGCCTGCTTGATGCAAATCCCGTTTTATCAAGTAAAAGCACACCGTGTTCTATCAAGTCTCCAGCAACCGTCTTCCTGGATAAGTATTGATAAACGGCGCAGACCTTTGGGTGTGCAAAATCAGATGTACACCATCTATTAAGAAAATCAATGTATTTGGGGAAACAGTCAGCAATATGCTTTCGTGCGTCATCAATCTTCTTTTGCGTGTCGAGTTCAATCTTCACATGGTCAAGAAAATCTCCCGCAACATACTTCAAACTGTCAAACAGCGGGTAAGGCGCTACCGTAGTACTGGTTCGCGACACAGCTTCTTCTGTCGCTGGTGCAATTGTTTCAGAAGGTTCGTCCTTTCCGAGCATACGAGCTTCCAGAAGGTTTCCATCCTGATCCAATGTTATTTCTATGCGCGCCCGAACCGTTGTGTGGCTGAGTGGCAGCAGCATCAGCGAATACAGCTTCCCACCGCGGTTCCACATCTCAATCTCGCCTGCTCGCCATGCGTTTGTATCATAAAGCGCACAAAGCGATGATACCCAACTCATTGACTCACCTCCTCTGGTGTGAACTCGTTAATTCCCAAGAAATTTCCAAGGCCAACCCCAAATGGTTTGATTGACATCTCATGCAGAATGCGTCTGTCTTTGTCCGGAATTTCCTCCGGATGCGGGAATTCAATGATGCCCTTTTTCATGATAACGTGATGGAAACGCACGCTCATATGCCCTTTCTCGGCATCCCGGACAGCTTCGTCTGCGTAGGTGAACCCGTGGAACATATAACCAAGATTCAGTTCAGCAACACTGTCATATGCTCCCGTGCCTTCTCCAAATACACAAGGTTCTACCTGTCCATGGCATTCTCGCGCACCGAGAAAGATATCCCGCCTGCCGCCTCGCTCTATCATTCGGCGGGCAATATTGTGATGCTTGTGCTCATCGCGGTCGGCTGAAAGCTCGGGCCGGTTTTCGTTCCACACAAAATGCGCGCTAACCTGATAACAAACATTTTTGAGATAGGTATAGATCGACAAATCGTTGCCGCCGTTGTAGCTCTTGGTGCGAATTCCTTCAGACGCCGTTTGAATCACATTCATCACGCGAACCGCATCAATGATCCAGATAATCGTAGGCTTCCAGTAGACCGAAGCAAGCACGCCTTTCAGCGCCTCATAGGTTGGTACATAATAGCTTGTCTTCTCGCCCCCAACCCGAGTAACTGGATCAGAGAACAGTGCTCTGTCACCTCTCACAAGAAATTCAACGGTGTTTCTTTTCTTTTCCATAATTGGCACCTCCCTTCATATCAAACGATGAATAACTCCACCGGTATATTGCGTGTTTCATCCACTCCGTATTTACAATCATAGCAAGCCAAGGGGAGAACGAAAACGCCGGCTTCGTTTATTTGCAGCATAGAATAGATTTTCTTTCGTTTATTTTCCCTCAATTGCACCGTGTATCGCTGCAAATGCCGCAATGCTGAACGCTTCTTCTGCAAGGTAGCTGCTGATCGGAGCCTCTGCAGCCATTGCTGAGCATCGTTGTTGTATTCTACAATGATATCGACTTTTCCATCATCATCGATTACGGAAAATGCCTCACCTGCTTCTTTGAATGCTTGCTTTAGCAGAAGCGATCTGGAGCTGCCGTATTGCGCCTTCAGCCGTTTGTAGCCGGAAGGATTTATGGTAAGCAGGTCTATCAAAGTATGTTCAGGATCATATTTGAGCGGATATTCCATTTCCCGTAGCAATGGTTTGAAATATCTTGCATAATACTCATCCATTGCGGGCTTTGACAACGCTCCGCCGGGGTATATCTCCGGATGTGCTTTTATGTTATACAGCAATTCCCGTGTTGCTTCCTGGGCGCTCTTAACATGCCCCAGCGTGCCGATATGTTCATCGCGGATGTTGATGATTGATACCATGCCGCAATCGGTTTCGCGATTGCGATTACAACGTCCTGCTGCCTGCACAATGCTGTCCAGCCCGGTCAGAGAGCGTATCACACGCTCAAATGAAACATCCACGCCGGCTTCTATCAGGGAAGTGCTGACACAAATAATCTTTTTCGATTCATCCTTCCTCTTCAGGCATCTTCGCATCTGCTCCAGCACTTCACCGCGATGTGCCGGACACATATTGGTTGACAGATGAAAAAGGCAATACTCAGCGGCGTTCTCAATCGTATTGCCAATATACTCAAAGATTTTACGCGCGCAAGATTTTGTGTTTACAATTGCAAGCATGGATTTTACATCATGTGCTTGTTCAAGAATAAATCTTGCTGCTTCATCTATGGAAAAGCCATTTTCTTTGATACAATCCACTATTTCTACACGTTTAAATGCTGCGTCATATTTTTCTTCATCCTCAATAATGCTTTTAGGCGGTAAAATGCGATATTTATCGAGCTTGTCCAAAAGCGGCTGTGTTGCCGAGCAAAGAACGACGGATGCTCCGCAGAAATATGCAAGGAAGTTCATTGCGGCATTAAAGAGCTTTAAAACTTTGACGGGTAACGCCTGAATCTCGTCCAGAATAATTACCGAATCGCCAAGCGATTGCATACGTCGCACACTCGATGTTTTTCCCGCAAACAGTGTATTTAAAAATTGCACTGCGGTTGTGGCAATGATTGGCGACTTCGACCAATTTTCAATAAGCAGCTCATACTTCTTTTCATCCTCACTATCATCAGCGCCAAAAACAATATTAGAATGATGTTCAAGGACAGCGTCGGTATCTCCAATATAATTTGATATTTCTGATGCGTTTTGTTCCAAAATAGAATTGAATGGAGCAATATAAAAGACGTGTTTCTTTGCATAACGATTTGCCGTTTGCAATGCATATCTAAGAGAAGACAGTGTTTTTCCTGCGCCGCAGGGAACCACGAGCCGAAATACTCCGCTCTCACCGCCATCAAATTCCATACACCGTTGAGATATCTCTTCCCGGAATTTATCCAAATCGGAGGGTTCTTTTTCACTGCGCATTTTTGCGAGACGCATCTCGCATTGATAAATGTAATCCGACCACATTGGCTTGCATTCATCACAAGACAGCGCTTGAGGTAAATCCACAGCATCTTCAAAACAGGCAGTGTTCTTGCGATCAGCATCAATTAGTATCGAAGTCAGTAAACGCATATACATAGACAAATAGAAGTGCGCAGAACCCACAGCATTGTTTTTTCTCATAAATTCATTGATCCCTGTTTGGATTGCTTTTGCATCATCACACGCGAACAAAAATTCGTTTTTTATGAAGTCCGCACTATAATGATTGCTTACATAGTTTTCAACGTGGTTGAAAGAATCTAAAATCCGCTCTGCGGCTTCGGCAAATACAATGGTGCCGTTTGTCGAAAGACAATCCCGCAAGCCATGGTGACTCATGATAGCAGTACGGATCATTTCAGCAGTCAGTTTTGAGTATAAATCGCTTTGGTTTGCTAATTTATCCACCAGCACTGCACCATGCGTAGAATGTATGACAGAGCCACGAACGACAGCTTCTCCGGCGGCAGCTGCTCTGATATAAGCGTCAAATTCTTGCGTGTTTTTTCCGTCATCGTGATGACGTCCCGCTACCTTTGCCAGATTGCCAAGACCGTACCGCTCGCCTACAGCAGACGCGAGACTGGCAACATTATCATTATGTTTAAAAACACTTTGCTCGGCATGATCTGACTGCCGGATATGAGCAACAAATGAATTTGTTTTTGTATGCATTTTGTCATCCCTTTGCTCAGTTTACATCTTTTAAATTGTACACCAATTACACATTCCCAAAATGTGAAAACTAGGGGCAGGTCACCTGAATCCTTCGCTATGTAATTCCCCATAATTCTGATGCTTCTCATGCTGTGATGTAATTTAT
Coding sequences within:
- the cas3 gene encoding CRISPR-associated helicase Cas3'; this translates as MHTKTNSFVAHIRQSDHAEQSVFKHNDNVASLASAVGERYGLGNLAKVAGRHHDDGKNTQEFDAYIRAAAAGEAVVRGSVIHSTHGAVLVDKLANQSDLYSKLTAEMIRTAIMSHHGLRDCLSTNGTIVFAEAAERILDSFNHVENYVSNHYSADFIKNEFLFACDDAKAIQTGINEFMRKNNAVGSAHFYLSMYMRLLTSILIDADRKNTACFEDAVDLPQALSCDECKPMWSDYIYQCEMRLAKMRSEKEPSDLDKFREEISQRCMEFDGGESGVFRLVVPCGAGKTLSSLRYALQTANRYAKKHVFYIAPFNSILEQNASEISNYIGDTDAVLEHHSNIVFGADDSEDEKKYELLIENWSKSPIIATTAVQFLNTLFAGKTSSVRRMQSLGDSVIILDEIQALPVKVLKLFNAAMNFLAYFCGASVVLCSATQPLLDKLDKYRILPPKSIIEDEEKYDAAFKRVEIVDCIKENGFSIDEAARFILEQAHDVKSMLAIVNTKSCARKIFEYIGNTIENAAEYCLFHLSTNMCPAHRGEVLEQMRRCLKRKDESKKIICVSTSLIEAGVDVSFERVIRSLTGLDSIVQAAGRCNRNRETDCGMVSIINIRDEHIGTLGHVKSAQEATRELLYNIKAHPEIYPGGALSKPAMDEYYARYFKPLLREMEYPLKYDPEHTLIDLLTINPSGYKRLKAQYGSSRSLLLKQAFKEAGEAFSVIDDDGKVDIIVEYNNDAQQWLQRLRSAATLQKKRSALRHLQRYTVQLRENKRKKIYSMLQINEAGVFVLPLACYDCKYGVDETRNIPVELFIV
- the cas5c gene encoding type I-C CRISPR-associated protein Cas5c, coding for MEKKRNTVEFLVRGDRALFSDPVTRVGGEKTSYYVPTYEALKGVLASVYWKPTIIWIIDAVRVMNVIQTASEGIRTKSYNGGNDLSIYTYLKNVCYQVSAHFVWNENRPELSADRDEHKHHNIARRMIERGGRRDIFLGARECHGQVEPCVFGEGTGAYDSVAELNLGYMFHGFTYADEAVRDAEKGHMSVRFHHVIMKKGIIEFPHPEEIPDKDRRILHEMSIKPFGVGLGNFLGINEFTPEEVSQ
- the cas7c gene encoding type I-C CRISPR-associated protein Cas7/Csd2 gives rise to the protein MAILQNKIDFAAIISVTRANINGDPLNGNRPREDYDGYGIFSDVAIKRKLRNRLQDIGERIFVQSDDRSDDGNKSLKDRADSCTEFKAEINKGKKADKDKCAQIACREWFDVRAFGQVFAFKGDDVSIGIRGPVSVQQAISVSPIDIVDMQITKSVNSEAGKDSKASDTMGMKHYVNFGVYIIRGSINCQLAEKTGFTDEDAEKLKKALCTLFENDASSARPEGSCEVCRVYWWKHAEKTPKETSAMIQRSLHITAKTDIPRSFGDYETTVDTTECVPEII
- the cas8c gene encoding type I-C CRISPR-associated protein Cas8c/Csd1, whose amino-acid sequence is MSWVSSLCALYDTNAWRAGEIEMWNRGGKLYSLMLLPLSHTTVRARIEITLDQDGNLLEARMLGKDEPSETIAPATEEAVSRTSTTVAPYPLFDSLKYVAGDFLDHVKIELDTQKKIDDARKHIADCFPKYIDFLNRWCTSDFAHPKVCAVYQYLSRKTVAGDLIEHGVLLLDKTGFASSRQKINGEELPKATVRFRVRMNNEVTPSDILCDLHNSFDSAMWLDKTVQQSFIDFYASLPAAEDLCYMSGEITRTSALHPKKIRYDGDGTKLISANDDSNFSYRGRFNTKDKKTGYNEALSIGYKISQKAHNALKWIIRRQGFTRDGVCVITWESALNDMPGFYESAASIMAALPEDTDEAELIEDMLFNDEEAAQPDTNYASAEDFNAALDGYASKLSDTSKMMVITLDSATPGRLAMIYYKELDSSRYLDNIRLWHESCCWRHEYIKDKKLHGYEGMASIRDVATAVYGTEQGKEKSSKRIELRKNSDGKCPMLISAFDRLRPCIIDGAAIPRDMVRAAVMKASNPLAYEVKFNYNKVLHIACSLVKRLYWEKKKRNESEGVILEMELDRSKNDRSYLYGRLLAIAEDIERRTYERDETRVTNAERYMQAFVQNPFRTWPMIQRSIKPYLNSLKPGSRKFYKDLFGEITGLFADGDFEAKNALNGKYLIGYDCQRTVLQAYQPKGKSNPEENKTDDIEEEE